A DNA window from Aspergillus nidulans FGSC A4 chromosome V contains the following coding sequences:
- a CDS encoding ketopantoate reductase family protein (transcript_id=CADANIAT00002982), producing MAVSCYVVVRIQKARVLVVGPGGIGAMCSYALEQGRKAEVTAVLRSNYDAVMKYGFEIDSVQYGRISGWRPANVAPRDTTIILAQNGLNLEGPVISAFPSNPILSSVVYLRATQYAPGKILHDDPDIQRIDAFANQKFDEGVVENEAKRWITIYNSNNKLETIFDPDVKRARWRKLVYNASYNPVAAILGLDTPRVRMSRHIIDDLIRPIMREIIAAAEACGVSWFPEDLLEIVIRNDPIDTEFKPSMAQDAEKGGFMEIENIVGEPLREGMKRGVDMPTLRTVYGLLKGLQLKAKESRALWVPGFENGHPYKDAEDLVSACTLKEKIEVFCIAARFQCVKSIFLPPPSKTDVRSQRQRLEDICSSSPPAINGNGDFALGNRGNFSQDI from the exons CAAAAAGCCCGCGTCTTGGTCGTTGGTCCTGGTGGCATAGGCGCGATGTGCTCCTATGCCCTGGAGCAAGGCAGGAAGGCAGAAGTCACTGCGGTCCTACGCTCGAATTATGACGCCGTCATGAAATACGGATTCGAAATCGACTCAGTCCAGTATGGGCGGATTTCTGGGTGGCGGCCAGCGAACG TGGCACCAAGGGACACTACCATAATCCTTGCGCAGAACGGACTGAACCTCGAAGGGCCTGTTATCTCCGCGTTTCCCTCGAACCCTATCCTTAGCAGCGTCGTCTACCTCCGTGCGACACAGTATGCCCCGGGCAAGATCCTGCATGATGACCCAGACATCCAACGGATCGATGCATTTGCGAATCAGAAATTTGATGAGGGTGTCGTGGAAAACGAAGCGAAGCGGTGGATAACTATTTATAATTCGAACAATAAGTTGGAGACGATATTCGATCCGGATGTGAAGCGGGCTCGGTGGCGGAAACTCGTCTACAACGCCTCGTATAACCCCGTTGCAGCAATTCTCGGGCTCGATACTCCCCGGGTGCGCATGAGCAGGCACATAATTGACGACTTGATCCGCCCGATCATGCGCGAGATCATAGCGGCTGCAGAGGCGTGCGGTGTGTCTTGGTTCCCTGAGGATCTGCTAGAGATTGTGATTCGAAATGACCCAATCGATACAGAATTCAAGCCCAGTATGGCACAAGATGCGGAGAAGGGTGGATTTATGGAAATCGAGAATATTGTGGGCGAGCCGTTGAGAGAGGGGATGAAAAGGGGGGTGGATATGCCGACGCTGAGAACGGTTTATGGACTGCTGAAAGGACTGCAATTGAAAGCTAAGGAGTCGAGGGCGTTGTGGGTTCCAGGGTTTGAAAATGGGCATCC GTATAAAGATGCTGAAGATTT AGTCTCCGCCTGCActctgaaggagaagattgagGTTTTTTGTATCGCTGCGCGATTTCAATGCGTCAAGTCTATTTTTCTACC GCCTCCCAGCAAGACAGATGTCCGCTCACAGCGCCAGCGCCTTGAAGATATCTGTTCCTCGTCTCCTCCCGCCATCAATGGCAACGGTGATTTTGCCCTTGGTAACAGGGGCAACTTCTCGCAGGACATCTAG